One Osmerus mordax isolate fOsmMor3 chromosome 16, fOsmMor3.pri, whole genome shotgun sequence genomic window carries:
- the lsm7 gene encoding U6 snRNA-associated Sm-like protein LSm7 has product MADKDKKKKESIFDLSKYIDKPIRVKFQGGREASGVLKGFDPLLNLVLDGTIEYMRDPDDQFKLTEDTRQLGLVVCRGTSVVLICPQDGMEAIPNPFIQQQDG; this is encoded by the exons atggcG GACAAAGATAAGAAAAAGAAGGAGAGTATATTTGACCTGTCAAAGTACATTGATAAACCAATCCGGGTGAAATTCCaaggtggacgagagg CTAGTGGAGTTCTAAAGGGGTTTGACCCCCTTCTGAATCTTGTGTTGGATGGCACTATTGAATACATGCGCG ACCCCGACGACCAGTTCAAGCTAACGGAGGACACCCGGCAGCTGGGTCTGGTGGTGTGTCGAGGGACGTCTGTGGTCCTCATCTGTCCACAGGATGGCATGGAAGCCATACCCAACCCCTTCATCCAGCAACAAGATGGCTAG
- the sppl2 gene encoding signal peptide peptidase-like 2 isoform X2: MRVPITLVWAAILIHKVMGEHGMAHFSDKGKSRGKDYCIFFNSQWARLPQDLNKASRLQIYDLTESVLCLPSDVPEGGFPNRIPMVMRGNCTFYEKVRLAQLNGAKGLLIVSKDRLTPPAGNKSQYEEIDIPVALLSYTDMLDISKTFRKGREVAMYAPKEPVLDYNMVIIFLMAVGTVAIGGYWAGSRDIKKRYMKHKRDDSSEKQDEETVDVTPIMICVFVVMCCSMLVLLYFFYDHLVYMIIAIFCLASSVGLYSCLWPFVRRLPFGKCRIPENNLPYCHKRPQVRMLLLSAFCISVSVTWGVFRNEDQWAWVLQDALGIAFCLYMLKTIRLPTFKACTLLLVVLFVYDIFFVFVTPLFTKSGESIMVEVAAGPSDSSTHEKLPMVLKVPRLNSSPLSLCDRPFSLLGFGDILVPGLLVVYCHRFDILMHSSRIYFLACTIGYGIGLLITFVALALMQQGQPALLYLVPCTLLSSLAVALWRRELPLFWTGSGFVSGGEGSATACECRCSLP; this comes from the exons ATGAGGGTTCCAATAACCCTGGTTTGGGCAGCTATTCTTATTCACAAG GTCATGGGTGAGCATGGAATGGCCCATTTCAGTGACAAGGGCAAGAGCAGAGGGAAAGATTACTGCATATTCTTCAACTCACAATGGGCACGATTACCTCAGGACCTCAACAAAGCA TCCCGTCTCCAGATCTATGACCTGACAGAGTCGGTCCTGTGCTTGCCCTCTGACGTGCCAGAAGGGGGCTTCCCTAACCGCATTCCCATGGTGATGAGGGGCAACTGTACCTTCTACGAGAAGGTCCGATTGGCACAGCTCAACGGTGCCAAGGGGTTGCTGATTGTCAGCAAAGACAGACTG ACACCCCCAGCAGGAAACAAGAGCCAATATGAAGAGATAGACATCCCTGTAGCACTGCTCAGCTACACAGATATGCTGGACATCAGCAAG ACTttcaggaaggggagagaggttgcCATGTATGCTCCCAAGGAGCCGGTCCTGGACTACAACATGGTGATCATCTTCCTCATGGCGGTGGGAACCGTGGCCATAGGGGGCTACTGGGCAGGAAGCAGGGACATCAAGAA ACGCTACATGAAGCACAAGAGGGACGACAGCTCGGAGAAGCAGGACGAGGAGACGGTGGACGTGACGCCCATCATGATCTGCGTGTTTGTGGTCATGTGCTGCAGCATGCTGGTGCTGCTGTACTTCTTCTACGATCACTTAG TCTACATGATCATAGCTATCTTCTGCCTGGCCTCGTCAGTGGGGCTGTACAGCTGTCTCTGGCCTTTCGTCAGAAGACTCCCCTTTGGAAAGTGCAG GATCCCGGAGAACAACCTGCCGTACTGTCACAAGCGTCCCCAGGTGCGCATGCTGCTGCTGTCGGCGTTCTGCATCAGCGTCAGCgtgacctggggggtgttccgcAACGAGGACCA GTGGGCATGGGTGCTGCAGGACGCTCTGGGCATAGCTTTCTGCCTCTACATGCTCAAAACCATCAGACTGCCCACATTCAAG GCCTGCACCTTACTGCTCGTGGTCCTTTTTGTATACGACAttttctttgtgtttgtaacccCCCTCTTCACCAAG AGCGGAGAGAGCATCATGGTGGAGGTAGCTGCTGGCCCCTCCGACTCCTCCACTCACGAGAAG CTTCCTATGGTGCTGAAAGTGCCCAGGCTAAACTCCTCCCCCTTGTCGCTATGTGACCGGCCCTTCTCACTCTTGGGCTTCGGGGACATCTTggtaccag GTCTGCTTGTAGTGTACTGTCACAGGTTTGACATCCTCATGCATTCCTCCCGCATCTACTTCCTGGCCTGCACCATCG ggtATGGCATTGGCCTGCTCATCACGTTCGTGGCGCTGGCTCTGATGCAGCAGGGCCAACCCGCCCTCCTGTACCTGGTGCCCTGCACTCTGCTCAGCAGCCTGGCGGTGGCGCTGTGGCGCAGGGAGCTGCCCCTCTTCTGGACGGGGAGTGGCTTTGTG TCTGGCGGTGAGGGCTCTGCTACTGCCTGTGAATGTCGCTGCAG CCTCCCATAG
- the sppl2 gene encoding signal peptide peptidase-like 2 isoform X1: MRVPITLVWAAILIHKVMGEHGMAHFSDKGKSRGKDYCIFFNSQWARLPQDLNKASRLQIYDLTESVLCLPSDVPEGGFPNRIPMVMRGNCTFYEKVRLAQLNGAKGLLIVSKDRLTPPAGNKSQYEEIDIPVALLSYTDMLDISKTFRKGREVAMYAPKEPVLDYNMVIIFLMAVGTVAIGGYWAGSRDIKKRYMKHKRDDSSEKQDEETVDVTPIMICVFVVMCCSMLVLLYFFYDHLVYMIIAIFCLASSVGLYSCLWPFVRRLPFGKCRIPENNLPYCHKRPQVRMLLLSAFCISVSVTWGVFRNEDQWAWVLQDALGIAFCLYMLKTIRLPTFKACTLLLVVLFVYDIFFVFVTPLFTKSGESIMVEVAAGPSDSSTHEKLPMVLKVPRLNSSPLSLCDRPFSLLGFGDILVPGLLVVYCHRFDILMHSSRIYFLACTIGYGIGLLITFVALALMQQGQPALLYLVPCTLLSSLAVALWRRELPLFWTGSGFVPPIVLAPINCTQAPAINPKDDPLANPDPHGLEETNQSDEDPPPPRQDTPPPEKEASKSE; this comes from the exons ATGAGGGTTCCAATAACCCTGGTTTGGGCAGCTATTCTTATTCACAAG GTCATGGGTGAGCATGGAATGGCCCATTTCAGTGACAAGGGCAAGAGCAGAGGGAAAGATTACTGCATATTCTTCAACTCACAATGGGCACGATTACCTCAGGACCTCAACAAAGCA TCCCGTCTCCAGATCTATGACCTGACAGAGTCGGTCCTGTGCTTGCCCTCTGACGTGCCAGAAGGGGGCTTCCCTAACCGCATTCCCATGGTGATGAGGGGCAACTGTACCTTCTACGAGAAGGTCCGATTGGCACAGCTCAACGGTGCCAAGGGGTTGCTGATTGTCAGCAAAGACAGACTG ACACCCCCAGCAGGAAACAAGAGCCAATATGAAGAGATAGACATCCCTGTAGCACTGCTCAGCTACACAGATATGCTGGACATCAGCAAG ACTttcaggaaggggagagaggttgcCATGTATGCTCCCAAGGAGCCGGTCCTGGACTACAACATGGTGATCATCTTCCTCATGGCGGTGGGAACCGTGGCCATAGGGGGCTACTGGGCAGGAAGCAGGGACATCAAGAA ACGCTACATGAAGCACAAGAGGGACGACAGCTCGGAGAAGCAGGACGAGGAGACGGTGGACGTGACGCCCATCATGATCTGCGTGTTTGTGGTCATGTGCTGCAGCATGCTGGTGCTGCTGTACTTCTTCTACGATCACTTAG TCTACATGATCATAGCTATCTTCTGCCTGGCCTCGTCAGTGGGGCTGTACAGCTGTCTCTGGCCTTTCGTCAGAAGACTCCCCTTTGGAAAGTGCAG GATCCCGGAGAACAACCTGCCGTACTGTCACAAGCGTCCCCAGGTGCGCATGCTGCTGCTGTCGGCGTTCTGCATCAGCGTCAGCgtgacctggggggtgttccgcAACGAGGACCA GTGGGCATGGGTGCTGCAGGACGCTCTGGGCATAGCTTTCTGCCTCTACATGCTCAAAACCATCAGACTGCCCACATTCAAG GCCTGCACCTTACTGCTCGTGGTCCTTTTTGTATACGACAttttctttgtgtttgtaacccCCCTCTTCACCAAG AGCGGAGAGAGCATCATGGTGGAGGTAGCTGCTGGCCCCTCCGACTCCTCCACTCACGAGAAG CTTCCTATGGTGCTGAAAGTGCCCAGGCTAAACTCCTCCCCCTTGTCGCTATGTGACCGGCCCTTCTCACTCTTGGGCTTCGGGGACATCTTggtaccag GTCTGCTTGTAGTGTACTGTCACAGGTTTGACATCCTCATGCATTCCTCCCGCATCTACTTCCTGGCCTGCACCATCG ggtATGGCATTGGCCTGCTCATCACGTTCGTGGCGCTGGCTCTGATGCAGCAGGGCCAACCCGCCCTCCTGTACCTGGTGCCCTGCACTCTGCTCAGCAGCCTGGCGGTGGCGCTGTGGCGCAGGGAGCTGCCCCTCTTCTGGACGGGGAGTGGCTTTGTG CCTCCCATAGTCCTTGCACCAATCAACTGCACCCAAGCTCCAGCCATAAACCCAAAGGATGATCCCTTGGCCAATCCCGATCCACATGGCCTTGAGGaaaccaatcagagcgatgaggatcctcctcctccacgccaGGACACGCCCCCTCCTGAGAAAGAGGCCAGCAAATCAGAATAA